The Leucobacter viscericola sequence TGACGCAGTGGTCGAGCGCACCGAGCGAATCACGCGCGGCAACCCACTCGACACCAACACGATGATCGGCGCGCAGGCCTCCAATGACCAGTTCGAGAAGATCAAGTCGTACCTCGATATTGGCCGCCAAGAGGGTGCGCAGGTGCTCACGGGTGGTGAGCCCGATGATCGCGGCGGTGAGTTCAGCGGTGGGTTCTACATCAAGCCGACCATTTTCCGCGGTGATAACTCCATGCGCATCTTCCAAGAGGAAATCTTCGGGCCGGTGGTCTCGGTCACGACGTTCACCGACTTTGACGACGCGATCAGGATCGCCAACGACACCCTGTACGGTCTCGGTGCGGGCGTGTGGAGTCGCGATGGCAACACTGCATACCGCGCGGGCCGGGCGATTCAGGCCGGTCGAGTTTGGGTGAACAACTACCACGCATACCCCGCACACGCGGCGTTTGGTGGTTACAAGTCGAGCGGCATCGGTCGTGAAAACCACCTGATGATGCTTGACCATTACCAGCAGACCAAAAACCTGCTGGTGAGCTACAAGGAGACGGCAGACGGGTTCTTCTAGGCCGCAGCACCGCGGTATCCCAATCTGTTTCGACCAATACCCTCCCCAGGAGACAAACAATGAACGCAAGCACTTCCACGCCCACGACCATGCGTGCGGCAAACGTAAGAACACTCGGCGCAGCGCTCGAGGTTGACGAGGTCCCGGTGCCACAGCCGGGCCCGGGGCAGGCGCTTGTGCGCGTGCTCACAACAGGCGTCTGCCACACCGATCTGCACGCCGTTGAGGGTGATTGGCCAGTCAAACCGAGCCCACCCTTCATTCCCGGACACGAGGGTGTTGGCATTGTCGTCGAGATTGGCGACGGTGTCACCGAGATCGCCGTCGGTGACCTCGTCGGTAACGCCTGGCTCTGGTCTGCGTGTGGGCACTGCGAGCACTGCCGCACGGGCTGGGAGACACTCTGCGAAAAGCAGCAAAATGGTGGTTACTCGGTTGATGGATCGTTCGGCGAGTACATGATCGTTGATGCTGCCTACGCGGCGGCGCTGCCAGCCGGATCCGATCCCGCCGAGGTTGCTCCGGTGCTGTGCGCAGGAGTCACCGTCTACAAGGGCCTAAAGGTTACGGGTGTGCGACCTGGCCAGTGGGTTGTGATCTCGGGAATTGGTGGCCTTGGCCACATTGCCGTGCAGTACGCGGTGGCGATGGGCATGCGCGTCGTGGCCGTGGATGTTGCCGACGACAAGCTTGCGCTGGCGAAGCAGCACGGCGCCGAGGTTACGGTCAATGCGCGCAACGAGGATCCGGTCGAGGCGATCCAGGCCGCAACCGGAGGAGCGCACGGTGTGCTCGTCACGGCGGTCCACCCGTCGGCGTTTGGCCAAGCGATCGGCATGACCCGACGCGGTGGCACCATCGTGTTCAACGGTCTGCCGCCCGGGGACTTTCCCGCTCCCATCTTCGACATTGTGCTCAAGGGGCTCACGATCCGCGGGTCGATCGTGGGAACGCGTCAAGACATGATCGAAGCGCTTGATTTCTACGCGCGCGGCATGATCCACCCCACGATTGCTGAGCGTCCACTCGACGACATCAACGGGGTGTTCGACGAGATGAAGGCCGGTGCGATCGACGGTCGCATCGTGTTGCGGTTGGCAAACGCCTAATCCGCAGCAATACAAGGGGGGTCGCTGCCCCGAGTTCCTGATTCCCTTCTCGGGGCAGCGTCATAGCATGACAGTGGGCGGCAGCGAAGCCGTCAGAGGAGGGCAACATGTCTGAGCACGCAGCAGAATCGCAAGACCTCGTGGCCGCGCGTCCCGAGGTTGCGGGTGAAGCCGAGAGCAGACTCGCTTTTACCCCGGTCGCTATTGATCTCATCGATCGGCTGTGGGCGATGCACGGCCCGCTCATGTTTCACCAGTCTGGAGGTTGCTGCGATGGCAGCGCACCCATGTGCTACCA is a genomic window containing:
- the adhP gene encoding alcohol dehydrogenase AdhP, with the translated sequence MRAANVRTLGAALEVDEVPVPQPGPGQALVRVLTTGVCHTDLHAVEGDWPVKPSPPFIPGHEGVGIVVEIGDGVTEIAVGDLVGNAWLWSACGHCEHCRTGWETLCEKQQNGGYSVDGSFGEYMIVDAAYAAALPAGSDPAEVAPVLCAGVTVYKGLKVTGVRPGQWVVISGIGGLGHIAVQYAVAMGMRVVAVDVADDKLALAKQHGAEVTVNARNEDPVEAIQAATGGAHGVLVTAVHPSAFGQAIGMTRRGGTIVFNGLPPGDFPAPIFDIVLKGLTIRGSIVGTRQDMIEALDFYARGMIHPTIAERPLDDINGVFDEMKAGAIDGRIVLRLANA